The following proteins come from a genomic window of Anas platyrhynchos isolate ZD024472 breed Pekin duck chromosome 12, IASCAAS_PekinDuck_T2T, whole genome shotgun sequence:
- the TMED6 gene encoding transmembrane emp24 domain-containing protein 6, with protein sequence MLLLLALLLLLLGPAGCPRTEPLSSSSDEPLFRGADRYDFAVIVPAGTSECFWQFAHQSGNFFFSYEVQRATGFANSRIILATASDPNGFQIGASQDARGQINFPTRETGFYQLCLDNQHNHFGFMQVYLNFGVYYDNFNTEKEQPEERRQLNDTLEAIGVSIRKLQLHIFHMWRFYNFARMRKGADSFLLESNYHYVNCWSMAQSCVIILSGVLQLYFLKRLFNVQGSSKPRC encoded by the exons atgctgctgctgctggctctcctcctcctgctgctgggcccTGCTGGGTGCCCCAGGACCgagcccctgagcagctccagcGACGAGCCCCTGTTCCGTGGTGCGGATCGCTACGACTTCGCCGTCATCGTCCCCGCCGGCACCTCCGAGTGCTTCTGGCAGTTTGCACACCAGAGCGGCAACTTCTTCTTCAGCTACGAG GTCCAGCGGGCGACGGGCTTCGCCAACAGCCGGATCATCCTGGCCACAGCGAGCGACCCCAATGGCTTCCAGATCGGCGCTTCCCAGGACGCACGAGGACAGATCAACTTCCCCACCAGGGAGACAG GTTTCTACCAGCTGTGCCTGGACAACCAGCACAACCACTTCGGCTTCATGCAGGTGTACCTCAACTTTGGGGTCTACTACGACAATTTCAACACGGAGAAGGAGCAGCCAGAAGAGAGGAGGCAGCTGAACGACACCTTGGAGGCCATCGGG GTCAGCATTCGCAAGCTGCAGCTCCACATCTTCCACATGTGGCGCTTCTACAACTTTGCCCGGATGAGGAAAGGGGCCGACTCCTTCCTGCTCGAGTCCAACTACCACTACGTCAACTGCTGGTCGATGGCGCAGAGCTGCGTCATCATCCTCTCCGGGGTGCTGCAGCTTTACTTCTTGAAGCGTCTCTTCAACGTGCAGGGCTCCAGCAAGCCCAGGTGCTGA
- the NIP7 gene encoding 60S ribosome subunit biogenesis protein NIP7 homolog — translation MRPLTEAETRAVFEKLGRYIGENIQLLVERPDGTYCFRLHRDRVYYVSEKLLKGAASIPRGSLVALGTCFGKFTKTQKFRLNVTALDFLAPYAKYKVWVKPGSEQSFLYGNHVLKSGLGRITENTAQYQGVVVYSMADVPLGFGVAAKSTQDCRKVDPMAIVVFHQADVGEYVRSEDTLT, via the exons ATGCGGCCGCTCACCGAGGCGGAGACACGGGCGGTGTTCGAGAAGCTCGGGAGATA CATCGGTGAGAACATCCAGCTGCTGGTGGAGCGCCCTGACGGCACCTACTGCTTCCGCCTGCACCGCGACCGCGTCTACTACGTCAG CGAGAAGCTGCTGAAGGGGGCGGCCAGCATCCCCCGGGGCAGCCTGGTGGCGCTGGGCACCTGCTTCGGCAAATTCACCAAAACGCAGAAGTTTCGGCTCAACGTCACGGCGCTGGATTTCCTCGCGCCCTACGCCAAG TACAAGGTGTGGGTGAAGCCCGGCTCCGAGCAGTCCTTCCTCTACGGTAACCACGTGCTGAAATCAGGCCTGGGCCGCATCACGGAGAACACGGCGCAGTACCAGGGCGTGGTGGTGTACTCCATGGCCGACGTCCCGCTG ggGTTTGGGGTAGCCGCCAAGTCGACGCAGGACTGCCGGAAGGTGGACCCCATGGCGATCGTGGTGTTCCACCAGGCTGATGTGGGGGAGTACGTGCGGAGCGAAGACACGCTGACCTAG
- the COG8 gene encoding conserved oligomeric Golgi complex subunit 8 isoform X2 translates to MAAAAEEARLLAWLRGPAAAGPGGAELSAYVAELAALGLAELGREPARLAAERARVGAETRRLAFEHYRAFIRSAECTGRAGRGFGGIESRLGSLLERLPALQDACRNFVRDAEAIACSRRMNSLTLNRHTEILEILEIPQLMDTCVRNRYYEEALELAAYVRRLEKKHSSIPVIQGIVAEVRQSTQLMLTELIQQLRTNIPLPACLRVIGYLRRMDVFTEAELRIKFLQARDAWLRSIQASIPEDDPYFHLTKTVEACRVHLFDIVTQYRAIFSDEEPLLAPEQPALNEGAIFHGWVLQKVSEFLQVLERDLQRGVGGRLDSLLGQCMYFGLSFSRVGADFRGQLAPIFQRVAAATFSKAVEEAVEKFQEEMNSYTLISAPAVLGSAAAVPVPTAQPGTLQPPMVLLDFPPLACFLNSLLVAFNDLRLCCPIALAQDVASCLQDALGKVTKVILAFHRAEEAAFSGREQELFVQFCTAFLEDLLPYLNRCLQLLFPPAQIAQALGVPPAQLQRFGRLGCIDVAAIRELLDPVLPAREAEPLPGEEEPVLQSPVPTAAPLIPVQPRSPTPGVDESGQPVSWEAWGWAARVIQHELDHLDGVLFIDRMDSRTFTNTAWSQLLD, encoded by the exons atggcggcggcggcggaggaggcgcggctgctggcctggctgcgcggcccggcggcggcggggcccgggggggcCGAGCTGTCCGCATACGTGGCCGAGCTGGCGGCGCTGGGGCTGGCGGAGCTGGGCCGGGAGCCGGCGCGGCTGGCGGCGGAGCGGGCGCGGGTCGGGGCGGAGACGCGGCGCTTGGCCTTCGAGCACTACCGGGCCTTCATCCGCTCCGCAGAGTGCACCGGCCGAGCCGGCCGCGGCTTCGGCGGCATCGAGAGCCGCCTCGGCAGCCTGCTGGAGCGCCTGCCCGCCCTGCAGGACGCCTGCCG GAACTTCGTGCGTGATGCCGAGGCCATCGCCTGCAGCCGGCGGATGAACAGCCTGACCCTGAACCGGCACACGGAGATCCTGGAGATCCTGGAGATCCCGCAGCTCATGGACACCTGCGTCCGCAACCGCTACTACGAGGAGGCGCTGGAGCTGGCCGCCTACGTGCGGcggctggagaagaagcacaGCAGCATCCCCGTCATCCAG ggcATCGTGGCCGAGGTGCGCCAGTCCACGCAGCTGATGCTGACCGAGCTCATCCAGCAGCTCCGCACCAACATcccgctgcctgcctgcctgcggGTCATCGGCTACCTGCGCCGCATGGACGTCTTCACGGAGGCCGAGCTGCGCATCAAGTTCCTGCAGGCGCGGGACGCCTGGCTGCGCTCCATCCAGGCCTCCATCCCCGAGGACGACCCCTACTTCCACCTCACCAAGACGGTGGAGGCGTGCCGTGTCCACCTCTTCGACATCGTCACTCAGTATCGCGCCATCTTCTCCGACGAGGAGCCGCTCCTGGCCCCCGAGCAGCCTGCCCTCAACGAGGGGGCCATCTTCCATGGCTGGGTGCTGCAGAAGGTCTCCGAGttcctgcaggtgctggagcGCGACCTGCAGCGAGGGGTGGGCGGCCGCCTGGACTCGCTGCTGGGGCAGTGCATGTACTTCGGGCTCTCCTTCAGCAGGGTGGGGGCTGATTTCCGCGGGCAGCTGGCCCCCATCTTCCAGCGCGTCGCCGCCGCCACCTTCAGCAaggcggtggaggaggcggtggagaagTTCCAGGAGGAGATGAATTCCTACACGCTCATCTCCGCCCCGGCCGTGCTGGGCAGCGCCGCGGCCGTGCCGGTGCCCACAGCCCAGCCGGggacgctgcagccccccatggTGCTGCTGGACTTCCCGCCCCTCGCCTGCTTCCTCAACAGCCTCCTGGTGGCCTTCAACGACCTGCGGCTCTGCTGCCCCATCGCCCTGGCCCAGGACGtggcctcctgcctgcaggatGCCCTCGGCAAG GTGACCAAAGTAATCCTGGCTTTCCACCGGGCAGAGGAGGCGGCGTTCAGCGGGCGCGAGCAGGAGCTCTTTGTGCAGTTCTGCACGGCGTTCCTGGAGGATCTGCTCCCCTACCTCAACCGCTGCCTCCAGCTTCTCTTCCCTCCGGCCCAGATCGCGCAGGCGCTGG GTGTTCCCCCCGCCCAGCTGCAGCGTTTCGGCCGCCTGGGCTGCATCGACGTGGCCGCCATCAGGGAGCTGCTGGACCCCGTCCTGCCGGCACGGGAGGCAGAGCCGCTGCCGGGCGAGGAGGAGCCggtgctgcagagccctgtGCCCACAGCGGCCCC TTTGATCCCAGTCCAACCCCGCTCTCCCACCCCAGGTGTGGATGAGAGTGGGCAGCCGGTGAGCTGGGAGGCGTGGGGCTGGGCTGCCCGCGTTATCCAGCACGAGCTGGACCACCTGGACGGCGTGCTCTTCATCGACCGCATGGACAGCCGCACCTTCACCAACACCGCCTGGAGCCAGCTCCTCGACTGA
- the COG8 gene encoding conserved oligomeric Golgi complex subunit 8 isoform X1, with the protein MAAAAEEARLLAWLRGPAAAGPGGAELSAYVAELAALGLAELGREPARLAAERARVGAETRRLAFEHYRAFIRSAECTGRAGRGFGGIESRLGSLLERLPALQDACRNFVRDAEAIACSRRMNSLTLNRHTEILEILEIPQLMDTCVRNRYYEEALELAAYVRRLEKKHSSIPVIQGIVAEVRQSTQLMLTELIQQLRTNIPLPACLRVIGYLRRMDVFTEAELRIKFLQARDAWLRSIQASIPEDDPYFHLTKTVEACRVHLFDIVTQYRAIFSDEEPLLAPEQPALNEGAIFHGWVLQKVSEFLQVLERDLQRGVGGRLDSLLGQCMYFGLSFSRVGADFRGQLAPIFQRVAAATFSKAVEEAVEKFQEEMNSYTLISAPAVLGSAAAVPVPTAQPGTLQPPMVLLDFPPLACFLNSLLVAFNDLRLCCPIALAQDVASCLQDALGKVTKVILAFHRAEEAAFSGREQELFVQFCTAFLEDLLPYLNRCLQLLFPPAQIAQALGVPPAQLQRFGRLGCIDVAAIRELLDPVLPAREAEPLPGEEEPVLQSPVPTAAPCPLQEEEKEKKKEEEEEGAVPGEPPAAQGQEDPTDPIVGALLPDAPPAVS; encoded by the exons atggcggcggcggcggaggaggcgcggctgctggcctggctgcgcggcccggcggcggcggggcccgggggggcCGAGCTGTCCGCATACGTGGCCGAGCTGGCGGCGCTGGGGCTGGCGGAGCTGGGCCGGGAGCCGGCGCGGCTGGCGGCGGAGCGGGCGCGGGTCGGGGCGGAGACGCGGCGCTTGGCCTTCGAGCACTACCGGGCCTTCATCCGCTCCGCAGAGTGCACCGGCCGAGCCGGCCGCGGCTTCGGCGGCATCGAGAGCCGCCTCGGCAGCCTGCTGGAGCGCCTGCCCGCCCTGCAGGACGCCTGCCG GAACTTCGTGCGTGATGCCGAGGCCATCGCCTGCAGCCGGCGGATGAACAGCCTGACCCTGAACCGGCACACGGAGATCCTGGAGATCCTGGAGATCCCGCAGCTCATGGACACCTGCGTCCGCAACCGCTACTACGAGGAGGCGCTGGAGCTGGCCGCCTACGTGCGGcggctggagaagaagcacaGCAGCATCCCCGTCATCCAG ggcATCGTGGCCGAGGTGCGCCAGTCCACGCAGCTGATGCTGACCGAGCTCATCCAGCAGCTCCGCACCAACATcccgctgcctgcctgcctgcggGTCATCGGCTACCTGCGCCGCATGGACGTCTTCACGGAGGCCGAGCTGCGCATCAAGTTCCTGCAGGCGCGGGACGCCTGGCTGCGCTCCATCCAGGCCTCCATCCCCGAGGACGACCCCTACTTCCACCTCACCAAGACGGTGGAGGCGTGCCGTGTCCACCTCTTCGACATCGTCACTCAGTATCGCGCCATCTTCTCCGACGAGGAGCCGCTCCTGGCCCCCGAGCAGCCTGCCCTCAACGAGGGGGCCATCTTCCATGGCTGGGTGCTGCAGAAGGTCTCCGAGttcctgcaggtgctggagcGCGACCTGCAGCGAGGGGTGGGCGGCCGCCTGGACTCGCTGCTGGGGCAGTGCATGTACTTCGGGCTCTCCTTCAGCAGGGTGGGGGCTGATTTCCGCGGGCAGCTGGCCCCCATCTTCCAGCGCGTCGCCGCCGCCACCTTCAGCAaggcggtggaggaggcggtggagaagTTCCAGGAGGAGATGAATTCCTACACGCTCATCTCCGCCCCGGCCGTGCTGGGCAGCGCCGCGGCCGTGCCGGTGCCCACAGCCCAGCCGGggacgctgcagccccccatggTGCTGCTGGACTTCCCGCCCCTCGCCTGCTTCCTCAACAGCCTCCTGGTGGCCTTCAACGACCTGCGGCTCTGCTGCCCCATCGCCCTGGCCCAGGACGtggcctcctgcctgcaggatGCCCTCGGCAAG GTGACCAAAGTAATCCTGGCTTTCCACCGGGCAGAGGAGGCGGCGTTCAGCGGGCGCGAGCAGGAGCTCTTTGTGCAGTTCTGCACGGCGTTCCTGGAGGATCTGCTCCCCTACCTCAACCGCTGCCTCCAGCTTCTCTTCCCTCCGGCCCAGATCGCGCAGGCGCTGG GTGTTCCCCCCGCCCAGCTGCAGCGTTTCGGCCGCCTGGGCTGCATCGACGTGGCCGCCATCAGGGAGCTGCTGGACCCCGTCCTGCCGGCACGGGAGGCAGAGCCGCTGCCGGGCGAGGAGGAGCCggtgctgcagagccctgtGCCCACAGCGGCCCCGTGCccactgcaggaggaggagaaggagaagaaaaaggaggaggaggaggagggggctgtgccgggggagcccccagcagcacagggccaggaggaccccacagaccccatagTGGGGGCTCTGCTGCCGGACGCACCGCCAGCCGTGAGCTAG